A segment of the Serratia fonticola genome:
AGTTTTCCATCAGACCGGTAACGTAGGCGCGGAGTATAATCGCCGCCCGGCGAGTATGCAGATCGGCAGGCAGTTGGCCATGTGCCATACTATTGAGCAGCACGCTTTCGATACGCTCATAACTTTCAAGATAAAGCACCTTGCGCGCGTCATGCAACGGCATCATTTCGCCGATAAACTCGCATTTATGGAAGACGATCTCCATCAAGGCGCGACGGCGGCAGTCATCAACCGTGGCTGTCAGAATGTAAATCAGAATTTCTCTGAGAATACGCAGTGGATTCTCAGGAAACTTTGCCTGATACTCTATCTCCAAATCGCCTATTTTCGATTCTGATAGCTCCCAAACTTCATTAAACAGGTCTACCTTATTTTTGAAGTGCCAGTAAATTGCACCGCGCGTAACCCCGGCAGCGGTAGCAATATCTGTCAGAG
Coding sequences within it:
- the acrR gene encoding multidrug efflux transporter transcriptional repressor AcrR → MARKTKQQAQETRQQILDAAVREFSERGVSATSLTDIATAAGVTRGAIYWHFKNKVDLFNEVWELSESKIGDLEIEYQAKFPENPLRILREILIYILTATVDDCRRRALMEIVFHKCEFIGEMMPLHDARKVLYLESYERIESVLLNSMAHGQLPADLHTRRAAIILRAYVTGLMENWLFMPESFDLKAEASTFVDTFIEMAQLSPSLRVKSPPPADPQV